TGCACCCGATGGAGGCCGGCACGTTCGAGCGGGCCCGCACCGAGCTGCTCTTCGGTCAGGAGCTGCGCCGCAGCCGGCGCCCGCGCGACGCCCGCGGGCACCTGCACCAGGCCCGCGAGACGTTCACCCTGCTCGGGGCGAGTTGCTGGGCCGAGCAGGCCACCGCGGAGCTGCGTGCCGCCGGGGAGTCGGTCGGCCCGCCGGACCTGCCCGCGGCGCGGCTGTTGACCGGTCAGCAACTGCGGATCGCGCAACTGGTCGCCGAGGGGGCCACCAACCGGGAGATCGCCGCCCGGATGTTCCTCTCCACCCGCACGGTCGACCACCACCTCCGCAACGTGTTCCACCGGCTCGGCATCCGTTCCCGCACCGAGCTTGCCCGCGCGTTCGCCTCCGAGCGGCACGCCGGGCTGACCTCCGATCGGTGACCGCCGGTCGGTCGCTGTCCGCTCTGGACGCCGTAAACTATCGCCGCTAGTTTATGCGTCATGGAGCTCACCCTCTCCGCCGAGCAGGCGGCGGTCCGTCAGCTCGCCGCCGAGTTCGCCGACCGGGAGCTGGTGCCGCACGCGGCGGCCTGGGATCGCCGTGAGTCGGTCGATCCGACCATCGTGGGCATGCTCGGCGACCTGGGCTTTCTGGGGCTGACCATCGCCGAGTCCGACGGCGGTTCCGGGGGCGACCACCTCGCGTACTGCCTCGTCCTGGAAGAGCTCGGCCGGGGAGACTCGGCCGTGCGCGGCATCGTGTCGGTCTCACTCGGCCTGGTCGCGAAGTCGATCGCCGCGCACGGGTCGGTCGAGCAGCGGGCCGAGTGGCTGCCCCGGCTCTGCTCCGGCGCCGTTCTCGGCTGCTTCGCGCTGACCGAACCGGACAGCGGCTCGGACGCGGCCGCCCTGCGGACCCGCGCGGTGCGCGACGGCACCGACTGGCTGCTCACCGGCACGAAGACGTTCATCACCAACGGCACCACCGCCGACGTGGCGCTGGTCTTCGCCCGCACCGGTGGCCCCGGGCACCGGGGCATCACGGCGTTCCTGGTGCCGACCGGCAGCCCCGGGCTGACGCGGCGGGAGATCCACGGCAAGCTCGGCCTGCGCGGGCAGGCCACCGGGGAACTGCGCTTCGACGAGGTACGGGTGCCCGACGCGGCCCGCCTCGGCGCGGAGGGCGCCGGGTTCCGCCTGGCGCTGGCCACCCTGGCCAAGGGCCGGATGTCGGTCGCCGCCGGCTGCGTCGGCATCGCCCAGGGTTGCCTCGACGCGGCGGTCGGCTACGCCGGGCAGCGGACCCAGTTCGGCAAGCCGATCGCCGGTCACCAGCTCGTCCAGCAACTGCTCGCCGGCATCGCGGTGGATACCGCCGCGGCCCGGCTGCTGGTGTGGCAGGTGGCCGACCTGATCGACCGCGGCCAGCCGTTCGCCACCGAGGCGTCGATGGCCAAGCTCTTCGCGAGCGAGGCCGCCGTCCGGTCGGCCAACAACGCGGTCCAGGTCTTCGGGGGGTACGGCTACATCGACGAGTACCCGGTCGGCAAATACCTGCGCGATGCCCGGGTCGCCACCCTCTACGAGGGCACCAGCCAGATCCAGCAGCTCCTCATCGGACGCGCGCTCACCGGCGTCAACGCCTTCTAGCCGCCCCCGGCGTGTCGTGTCGGAGTGGCCCGGACACGAAAGAGCGTGATGACTCTGCGGTATGCCTCAGAGTCATCACGCTCTGAGCGGTGACATCGATCCGGTGGGTCAGGCGACGATGGTGCCGAGGGCGGGCATGCCGCTGTCCGGATCAGCCCACGCCGGAGCACCGTCAGTCCCGTCCAGGTGTGACTTCCGGCCGGAGCACCGAGCCGAGCCACCGGTTGGGCCATGGAGATCGTCGAACTCGTGGAACACGAGATCGATCCGGCCCGTGACGTGCCAGATCTGCCGCAGGCGGTTGCTGCGGTCCACACCGACACCGTCGCGGTCAGCTTCCGCAAGTCCGGCGTGCCGGACGCGCGGGGCCGCCGCATCTACTGATCCGGCACGTGGACGGCCCGACCGGAGCGGAGCAACCACCGGCTATCGGGAATGTTCCGGTAACACGACGCCACCGGTTTCCGGTGAACACGGTCGATGCGCAGGCTGCCGCCCAGTCCGGGAGGCGAAAGGTTTCCGGAAGTCTTGACAATCGAGCCTCCTCGATTGAAGCTGACACAGTCACGCGAGCCGCGGTCAGGGTCGGGCGAAGGGCAGTCCTCGATCTACTCCCCTTCCATGCGCCACTCTCCCCAGGAATCGCGAATGAGACTGAAGAAAAGAATGCTTGGCGCCCTCATGGCGACCGTGACGCTGGTCGCTGCCGCGATGGCGTTCGCCGCGCCAGCCTCGGCGGCCACGTTGACCGAGGTGACAGGCTTCGGCAGCAATCCCACCAACCTGCGGATGCACCTGTACGTCCCGGACCGGGTGGCGTCCCGGCCGGCGATCCTGCTGGCCCTGCACTACTGCACCGGCTCGGGTCCGGCGTACCACTCCGGCACGCAGTACGCGTCCCTCGCGGACCGGTACGGGTTCATCGTGATCTACCCGTCGGTGACCCGCAGCAGCCTCTGTTGGGACGTGTCCTCGCCGCAGGCACTGCGCCGGGGCGGTGGCAGCGACCCGGTCGGGCTCATGTCGATGGTCGACCACGTGCGGCAGCGGTACGCCGCCGACCCGGACCGGATCTTCGCCGCCGGCACCTCGTCCGGGGCGATGATGACGAACGTCATGCTCGGCGTCTACCCGGACGTGTTCACGGCGGGTGCGTCC
The nucleotide sequence above comes from Micromonospora sp. NBC_00389. Encoded proteins:
- a CDS encoding acyl-CoA dehydrogenase family protein, with protein sequence MELTLSAEQAAVRQLAAEFADRELVPHAAAWDRRESVDPTIVGMLGDLGFLGLTIAESDGGSGGDHLAYCLVLEELGRGDSAVRGIVSVSLGLVAKSIAAHGSVEQRAEWLPRLCSGAVLGCFALTEPDSGSDAAALRTRAVRDGTDWLLTGTKTFITNGTTADVALVFARTGGPGHRGITAFLVPTGSPGLTRREIHGKLGLRGQATGELRFDEVRVPDAARLGAEGAGFRLALATLAKGRMSVAAGCVGIAQGCLDAAVGYAGQRTQFGKPIAGHQLVQQLLAGIAVDTAAARLLVWQVADLIDRGQPFATEASMAKLFASEAAVRSANNAVQVFGGYGYIDEYPVGKYLRDARVATLYEGTSQIQQLLIGRALTGVNAF